From a single Mangifera indica cultivar Alphonso chromosome 19, CATAS_Mindica_2.1, whole genome shotgun sequence genomic region:
- the LOC123203147 gene encoding uncharacterized protein LOC123203147, with product MGSACCVPARDRTVPNRTGSGTGTETSCRNITCSPTLSFHCDRQRCLAGEIDDSPYHVSNGASTNTSREIEGLEGSERDNFSDGRNLENFRTPISCKSLVHGERGANYIALPSDIPMASNYSEELKSIATNFPVEVKNLEESSIIAHTSTQKLSFSIPSSFSTPIVDPLSTHPRLLPPSSTPSRRARRSPGHRLLRQVSDSQILGLKSPNNYPISEGRSSSVLSTCSNDLTAGSCGGSSDGCSRHTFSELVASSQRERWSFDSEHLGSGHGYISGSSSRFSCSPSVDLQSCGACSKLLTERSSWCSQRISAYNKLSVVSVLVCGHIYHAECLEVMTADTDRYDPTCPICMVGEKQVSKMSRKALKAEAELKAKYHKISRNRVVDSYLDDDSEDYGYQKDVKQNGNFLKTEASSSARSSSAKPFFRWHFLLGSKRHRSLTENDSVQKKSFWARYRKN from the exons ATGGGGTCGGCTTGCTGTGTACCTGCTAGAGATAGAACTGTTCCCAATAGAACTGGATCTGGAACTGGAACTGAAACTTCATGTAGGAACATCACATGCTCGCCAACATTGAGTTTTCACTGTGATCGTCAAAGGTGTCTGGCTGGTGAAATTGATGATTCTCCATACCATGTGTCTAATGGAGCCAGCACAAACACAAGCAGGGAGATAGAAGGATTAGAAGGTTCTGAAAGGGATAATTTTTCTGATGGGAGAAACCTTGAGAATTTCCGAACACCCATCTCTTGTAAATCGCTGGTCCATGGAGAAAGAGGTGCAAATTATATTGCGCTACCATCAG ACATACCCATGGCAAGCAATTATTCTGAAGAATTGAAATCCATTGCCACTAATTTTCCTGTGGAG GTGAAGAACTTGGAAGAATCATCAATTATTGCTCATACATCAACACAGAAACTTTCATTTTCTATACCTTCGTCCTTCTCTACACCGATAGTTGATCCTTTGTCTACCCATCCTCGTTTACTTCCTCCTAGTTCAACCCCATCTAGAAGGGCTCGCCGTTCACCTGGCCACAGGCTGTTGAGACAGGTTTCTGATAGTCAAATCTTAGGATTGAAATCACCTAATAATTACCCAATATCTGAAGGAAGGTCTTCTTCTGTACTTTCCACATGCAGCAATGACTTAACTGCTGGATCATGTGGTGGCTCTTCTGATGGGTGCTCCAGGCACACTTTTTCTGAGCTTGTGGCCTCTTCACAAAGAGAGAGGTGGTCTTTTGACAGTGAACATCTGGGCTCTGGTCACGGCTATATAAGTGGATCCAGCAGTAGGTTCTCATGTTCACCCTCCGTAGATCTGCAAAGTTGTGGGGCATGTTCAAAGCTCTTGACAGAGAGATCTTCCTGGTGTAGCCAGAGAATTTCTGCTTACAATAAGCTCTCAGTGGTTTCTGTGCTTGTCTGTGGACATATTTACCATGCTGAGTGCTTGGAGGTTATGACAGCAGACACTGATAGATACGACCCAACTTGCCCAATATGTATGGTTGGAGAGAAGCAAGTCTCAAAGATGTCTAGAAAAGCTTTAAAAGCAGAAGCAGAATTAAAGGCAAAATACCATAAGATATCTAGAAACCGAGTTGTGGATAGTTATCTTGATGATGATTCAGAGGATTATGGTTACCAAAAAGATGTTAAACAAAATGGAAATTTTCTGAAGACAGAAGCCAGTTCTAGTGCAAGGAGCTCCTCTGCAAAGCCTTTCTTTCGATGGCATTTTTTGCTTGGGTCAAAGCGGCATAGATCACTAACCGAGAATGATTCAGTCCAGAAGAAAAGTTTTTGGGCCAGATATAGGAAAAATTGA